A window from Saccharomyces eubayanus strain FM1318 chromosome XIV, whole genome shotgun sequence encodes these proteins:
- the ZRG17 gene encoding Zn(2+) transporter ZRG17, with amino-acid sequence METPQMNAIQEEDNSSPETAFQTPKLNDSDALSFSLSNMNGVGNTDGMPSQNRTLFASPRPSSLFYSAKEGNNSSSSIIYNPSFSFGENVSANNTANDGSMLKGKSNDHRRQSLKYIPGTKLAPPPPRTRSPVRGISPDAGNGKRSSLTLESPFNFTTSTLQPHQQTPPSSAASRTSFRKGHRYKHSSVSMNFFQEPEVKIPLNIAKSLPIPDLSDLMSNLPWPKAHMQLSIVGLQMLACLITFQMGHLYSWNNFITLSHFITYDIIGSLVIIFVENLSQFQVWFTGTITFPFGLNRIDVLLSFALXVSLCFVGLDLLFHIVEEFIVLFVEAGNTSTSNHDHNEINEQIPHSHFATANDSQNENITLWYGILVINLVLSTLSLYKTFYANKYSNLKTKNPIITITYTMYLFIYPLLLDLLSSISDYLATLVISILILWHGLTIARWTSTVLLMGFSTTSLSNSALFNNNHNADATTDAGAESKSGKERPTIRPRSMSSLPIATINTKKVATKTGFWNPIASTENPTSIKNMIKDQIERLNEFKSRCILNYDDLIISKVNFTLYVVLIKITMKGGSNDDELMLRLAIDKCIQTSIPSCETTIDIDRI; translated from the coding sequence ATGGAGACGCCACAAATGAATGCTATACAGGAGGAGGACAATTCGTCCCCGGAAACTGCTTTCCAAACGCCCAAATTAAATGATTCCGATGCTTTGTCGTTCTCACTGTCCAATATGAACGGTGTAGGAAATACGGACGGCATGCCGTCACAAAACAGGACGCTTTTTGCATCTCCCAGACCCAGCTCGCTCTTTTATTCTGCTAAAGAAGGTAACAATTCGAGCTCCAGCATCATCTACAATCCTTCCTTCAGCTTTGGCGAAAACGTTTCCGCTAATAATACCGCCAATGACGGCAGTATGTTGAAGGGGAAGAGCAATGATCATAGAAGACAGTCACTCAAGTATATACCGGGAACAAAGCTGGCTCCGCCTCCCCCTAGAACAAGATCGCCGGTAAGAGGCATATCTCCAGACGCTGGAAACGGTAAACGATCTTCTTTGACGCTGGAATCTCCATTCAACTTTACGACATCTACGCTACAACCGCATCAACAGACACCTCCCTCTTCTGCTGCATCAAGGACTTCATTCCGTAAGGGACATCGTTATAAGCATTCTTCTGTttcgatgaattttttccaagagCCTGAGGTGAAAATCCCCCTAAACATCGCCAAATCCCTTCCCATACCGGATTTGAGTGACTTGATGTCCAATTTACCGTGGCCAAAGGCTCACATGCAGTTATCTATTGTTGGCCTGCAAATGTTGGCATGCTTAATCACTTTCCAAATGGGGCACTTATATTCATGGAATAATTTTATCACGTTATCGCATTTTATCACTTACGATATCATTGGGTCTCTAGTTATCATATTTGTGGAGAACTTGTCCCAATTCCAGGTCTGGTTCACGGGGACAATCACTTTCCCCTTTGGCCTAAATAGAATAGACGTCCTATTGAGTTTCGCACTTKCCGTTTCATTATGTTTTGTCGGGTTAGACCTGTTATTTCATATAGTCGAAGAGTTCATTGTTCTATTTGTGGAAGCAGGTAACACGTCGACAAGCAACCATGATCACAATGAAATCAATGAACAAATTCCTCATTCTCATTTTGCTACTGCCAATGATTCACAAAACGAAAACATCACTTTGTGGTATGGAATACTAGTGATTAATTTAGTGCTATCAACGTTATCACTCTATAAAACGTTTTATGCTAATAAATACAGtaatttgaaaacgaagaatCCAATAATTACCATCACGTACACAATGTATCTGTTCATTTATCCCTTATTATTGGACTTATTATCAAGTATATCTGATTACTTGGCCACTTTGGTAATAtcgattttgattttatgGCATGGGCTTACTATAGCAAGATGGACCTCTACAGTTTTGTTGATGGGGTTTTCAACTACATCGTTATCTAATTCAGCGTTATTCAATAACAACCACAACGCTGATGCAACAACCGATGCTGGAGCTGAGTCTAAATCAGGCAAAGAAAGACCCACCATACGGCCAAGGTCGATGAGCTCATTACCCATAGCTACGATAAACACCAAGAAAGTAGCCACTAAAACTGGGTTTTGGAATCCTATAGCTTCCACTGAAAACCCAACAAGCATTAAAAACATGATTAAAGATCAAATCGAGAGACTAAACGAATTTAAATCAAGATGCATTTTAAATTACGATGACCTAATAATAAGTAAAGTGAACTTTACGCTTTACGTGGTACTAATTAAGATAACAATGAAAGGTGGCTCTAACGATGACGAGTTGATGTTAAGGTTAGCCATCGACAAGTGCATTCAAACGAGTATTCCGTCTTGTGAAACGACAATAGATATAGACCGAATTTAA
- the MRX15 gene encoding Mrx15p, with product MVARSQFKGSSATVAQLIEEVGRSGGRRPVFQYKVPRSIRWASTALAVVFVTYGAAYTDMSWRTAREVYGNATEDEQRSVWFKFKTFGPVALGVLPIVLACGTKHVTSRLVTEMKCLPPAKNSTVPRCQLTRHTPFRGRPVTILRDINELSKNKTTKIFTGVGSQGMEDKATFVFFIEDRKATSFFNRFYIFSRSGSVVKNDARILDCFFNDASVNKLLNKSILTQILSRTSAKTQFHSNNSGFSIKNIVKPKH from the coding sequence ATGGTTGCCAGGAGTCAGTTTAAGGGAAGCAGTGCCACGGTAGCGCAGTTGATTGAGGAAGTCGGCCGCAGTGGGGGTAGGAGGCCTGTGTTCCAGTATAAGGTTCCACGCTCGATACGATGGGCTTCGACCGCCCTAGCTGTGGTGTTCGTGACGTATGGGGCTGCTTACACCGATATGTCGTGGAGAACCGCTCGAGAAGTGTACGGGAATGCCACCGAGGATGAACAACGCAGTGTATGGTTCAAGTTCAAGACTTTTGGGCCGGTCGCCCTTGGGGTCTTACCCATAGTCCTGGCCTGCGGTACGAAGCACGTAACATCGAGGCTAGTCACAGAGATGAAATGTCTACCGCCCGCCAAGAATAGCACGGTACCACGGTGCCAGTTGACCCGACACACTCCCTTCCGGGGGAGGCCAGTCACCATTCTCAGAGACATCAATGAGCTGTCCAAGAACAAAACCACCAAGATCTTTACCGGGGTGGGATCGCAGGGTATGGAGGACAAGGCGACGTTTGTGTTCTTCATAGAAGACAGAAAGGCGACTTCATTTTTTAACAGGTTTTATATCTTCTCGAGATCTGGCAGCGTAGTCAAGAACGACGCTAGGATCTTGGATTGCTTCTTCAACGATGCCTCAGTCAACAAGCTACTGAACAAGTCCATATTGACCCAGATTCTCTCGCGCACCTCTGCCAAGACTCAATTTCACTCCAATAATTCCGGATTTTccatcaaaaatattgttAAGCCCAAACACTAA
- the ARC35 gene encoding Arc35p has product MLHLQPQNLLIQKTLNESIEALHQDSPLTMDRIVSDFDYTTYHISNSAEDKSILLLSIKTKAWVSVSECQLDGSLTLLKFLADHYSPLGGLTIPAQVESGYDYTLQLSLNELTQDSILQLSVLKTVILSYPFELAIAKFTELSQQQPTPIEAEITGGEVAANGDNTLFTIKYRDEENIFIKPSNDRITIIFETIFQDETDKIFGKVFLQEFVDARKRNRQIQSAPQVLYSHEPPLELKKSYQPPKVAEQSRRFITFVLFPRHFQTKELQFHSICQLTLFRNYFHYHIKCSKAYMHSRMRFRVDSFIKVLNRAKVDEDDENDESSADARQQARRTFTGRKIVY; this is encoded by the coding sequence ATGCTACACTTACAACCACAGAACCTTCTCATTCAAAAGACGCTTAATGAGTCGATTGAGGCTCTCCACCAGGACTCGCCGTTGACCATGGACAGAATCGTGTCCGACTTCGACTATACCACCTACCACATTTCGAATTCTGCCGAGGACAAGTCCATTCTGCTCTTGAGTATCAAGACCAAGGCCTGGGTCAGTGTCTCTGAGTGTCAATTAGACGGCTCTTTGACCTTGTTGAAGTTCTTGGCCGATCACTACTCCCCCTTGGGTGGGCTGACTATTCCCGCTCAAGTGGAGTCCGGCTACGACTATACTCTTCAACTTTCATTGAACGAGCTGACTCAGGACTCCATCTTGCAATTGTCTGTTCTGAAGACCGTCATATTGAGTTATCCTTTTGAATTGGCCATTGCAAAGTTCACTGAATTGAGCCAGCAGCAACCAACGCCCATCGAGGCAGAGATTACTGGCGGTGAGGTCGCTGCCAATGGAGACAATACTTTGTTCACAATCAAGTATCGTGACGAGGAgaatatcttcatcaagCCTTCTAACGACAGAATCACTATTATTTTCGAAACTATCTTCCAAGATGAAACGGATAAAATCTTTGGGAAGGTCTTTTTGCAAGAATTCGTAGATGCACGTAAGAGAAACCGCCAGATCCAGTCCGCTCCACAAGTTCTATATTCGCACGAGCCTCCATTGGAGTTGAAGAAATCCTACCAGCCACCCAAAGTCGCGGAACAAAGCAGAAGATTCATCACGTTTGTTCTGTTCCCACGTCATTTCCAAACAAAAGAGTTGCAATTCCATTCGATTTGTCAGTTAACACTATTCAGAAACTACTTCCACTACCACATCAAATGTTCCAAGGCTTACATGCACTCCAGAATGAGATTTAGAGTGGACTCGTTCATCAAAGTCTTAAATAGAGCCAAAGtggacgaagatgatgaaaacgatGAATCAAGTGCGGATGCCAGACAACAGGCAAGAAGAACTTTTACTGGTAGAAAGATTGTTTACTAA
- the DBP6 gene encoding putative ATP-dependent RNA helicase DBP6, with translation MFASRFDPTQLASAAPVTVALEEPVKAAPEAIVPLKRQATASDSESDDGTDESSDESSEEGSDNDDRMQVDYGVSEEDSSEEEEEEKDNHEEEDTPSTHTTVLSRFKQTVSLQDKLDASDIVGTKEDESLEENATPPHQLEQIPQPEFVKNPMNLNRNSSEYKSTGWLNTERVFYDNSMTKPFSDYESQLEPRLLQNICKNFSTDTFPIQSIILDSVLPILNFTLNISKRNFTKRIGDILVNAATGSGKTLAYSIPVVQTLSKRQINRLRCLIIVPTKLLINQVYTTLSKLTQGTSLIVSIAKLENSLKDEHSKFLNLEPDILITTPGRLVDHLDMKSINLKNLKFLIIDEADRLLNQSFQGWCPKLMSHLKTDKLDTSPGNVIKMIFSATLTTNTEKLNDLNLYKPKLFLKQTDKLYHLPNKLKEFNINIPTAKSVFKPLILLYSINQFMAHSSTASKILVFVKSNESSIRLSKLLQLMNETRSQSSILTNLRDLEIIINSINSNNSKSENKKTIADFSHESKSSRTSILITTDIMSRGIDINDITQVINYDPPMSSQQYVHRVGRTARANEIGSAYNLLVGRGERTFFDDLNKDLDRDGKSVEPFELDFTLLESDSELYHSSLESLKNYHNKNTEA, from the coding sequence ATGTTTGCTTCAAGATTCGACCCTACCCAGCTGGCTTCTGCTGCTCCTGTTACTGTCGCTCTAGAGGAACCCGTCAAGGCAGCCCCAGAAGCCATTGTACCGTTAAAGAGACAGGCTACCGCATCTGACAGTGAAAGCGATGATGGTACCGACGAGAGCTCCGACGAGAGCTCCGAGGAAGGCTCGGATAATGATGACCGTATGCAAGTGGACTACGGAGTAAGCGAGGAAGACTCCagcgaagaagaagaagaagagaaggaCAATcatgaggaagaagacacACCAAGTACTCATACCACCGTACTGTCAAGATTTAAGCAAACAGTTTCTTTGCAAGATAAGCTGGATGCGTCTGATATTGTCGGAACAAAGGAAGACGAGAGCCTCGAGGAAAATGCTACTCCGCCACACCAATTAGAACAAATTCCTCAACCGGAATTTGTTAAAAACCCAATGAATCTAAATAGAAATTCATCAGAATACAAGTCCACCGGGTGGTTAAATACCGAAAGAGTGTTTTATGACAATTCCATGACGAAGCCGTTCTCAGATTACGAAAGTCAACTAGAACCAAGGCTTTTGCAGAATATCTGCAAGAATTTCTCGACAGACACTTTCCCCATCCAGTCGATCATCTTGGACTCCGTCTTGCCGATACTGAACTTTACCTTGAACATCTCCAAGAGAAACTTCACCAAGAGAATCGGTGACATCCTTGTAAACGCCGCTACAGGTTCGGGTAAAACTTTAGCGTACTCAATTCCCGTTGTTCAGACTTTATCTAAGAGACAGATCAACAGATTGCGTTGTCTAATCATTGTCCCCACCAAACTACTGATTAACCAAGTTTACACTACACTGTCCAAGCTAACCCAAGGGACCTCACTTATCGTCAGTATTGCCAAATTGGAGAACTCATTAAAAGATGAACATagcaaatttttgaacCTGGAGCCTGACATCTTGATCACTACTCCCGGTAGATTAGTTGACCATTTGGACATGAAATCGATAAACTTGAAGAACCTTaagtttttgattattGATGAGGCTGATCGTCTTCTAAACCAATCTTTCCAAGGCTGGTGTCCCAAATTAATGTCccatttgaaaacagaTAAACTAGACACATCTCCAGGCAATGTAATCAAAATGATCTTTAGTGCTACATTGACTACCAACACCGAAAAGCTAAATGACTTGAATCTTTACAAACCAAAACTATTCTTGAAGCAAACCGATAAATTATATCATCTACCTAACAAACTAAAGGAGTTCAACATTAACATTCCTACAGCAAAAAGTGTTTTCAAACCATTGATTCTGTTATATTCGATAAATCAATTCATGGCGCACTCTTCCACCGCCTCCAAGATCTTAGTGTTTGTAAAGTCCAATGAATCCTCCATCAGACTGAGTAAACTGTTGCAACTAATGAACGAAACTCGCTCGCAATCCAGCATTCTAACAAACCTCCGTGACCTGGAAATAATAATCAATTCTATCAATTCAAATAACTCCAAATcagaaaataagaaaaccATTGCAGATTTCTCACACGAGTCGAAAAGCTCAAGAACAAGCATATTAATTACCACCGATATCATGTCGCGTGGTATCGATATCAATGATATCACTCAAGTGATAAATTATGATCCACCAATGTCTTCACAACAATACGTCCACCGTGTTGGTAGAACCGCAAGAGCCAACGAGATCGGGTCTGCCTATAACCTACTAGTTGGTAGGGGTGAAAGAACATTCTTCGACGACCTAAATAAAGATCTAGATAGAGATGGGAAGTCTGTCGAGCCATTTGAATTGGACTTCACCTTATTGGAATCTGATTCTGAGTTATATCACTCATCTTTGGAAAGCCTGAAAAACTATCACAATAAAAACACAGAAGCCTGA
- the MRPS12 gene encoding mitochondrial 37S ribosomal protein uS12m — MLSRLLSSSWCAPWRQAQRMFSTTVPIQATLNQIKRGSGPPRRKKVTTAPQLDQCPQRKGVVLRVMVLKPKKPNSAQRKACRVRLSNGNVVSAYIPGEGHDAQEHSIVYVRGGRCQDLPGVKYHVIRGAGDLSGVVNRISSRSKYGAKKPSKS; from the coding sequence ATGTTGTCGAGGTTGCTGTCCAGCTCATGGTGTGCGCCCTGGAGGCAGGCGCAGAGAATGTTTTCCACCACCGTTCCAATACAAGCCACGCTGAACCAAATCAAGAGAGGGTCCGGCCCTCCAAGACGCAAGAAGGTGACTACGGCCCCACAGCTGGACCAGTGTCCCCAACGGAAGGGTGTTGTGCTGCGTGTGATGGTACTGAAGCCCAAGAAGCCTAATTCCGCGCAAAGAAAGGCATGCAGAGTCCGGCTGTCTAACGGGAACGTGGTGTCGGCGTACATCCCGGGTGAAGGCCATGATGCCCAAGAGCACTCGATCGTATATGTGAGAGGAGGCCGTTGCCAGGATCTGCCTGGTGTGAAGTACCACGTCATCAGAGGCGCTGGTGACCTGAGCGGCGTAGTTAACAGGATCTCTTCGAGATCGAAATACGGGGCCAAGAAGCCAAGCAAGTCGTGA
- the MVD1 gene encoding diphosphomevalonate decarboxylase MVD1, with the protein MSIHTASVTAPVNIATLKYWGKRDTKLNLPTNSSISVTLSQDDLRTLTSAAAAPEFERDTLWLNGEPHSIDNERTQNCLHDLRQLRKELESKDASLPPLSQWKLHIVSENNFPTAAGLASSAAGFAALVSAIAKLYQLPQSTSEISRIARKGSGSACRSLFGGYVAWEMGTAQDGHDSMAVQIADSSDWPQMKACVLVVSDIKKDVSSTQGMQLTVATSELFKERIEHVVPNRFEIMRKAIIEKDFATFAKETMMDSNSFHATCLDSFPPIFYMNDTSKGIISWCHSINQYYGETIVAYTFDAGPNAVLYYLAENELKLFAFIYKLFGSVPGWDKKFTVEQLDAFNQQFDSAKFTVRELDLELQKGVARVILTQVGSGPQESKESLIDAKTGLPKK; encoded by the coding sequence ATGAGCATTCACACAGCATCTGTCACCGCGCCTGTTAACATCGCCACCCTAAAGTACTGGGGGAAAAGAGACACCAAATTGAATCTGCCCACCAATTCTTCCATCTCAGTGACTTTATCGCAAGATGACTTGAGAACCTTGACCTCTGCGGCCGCTGCACCCGAGTTTGAGAGGGACACATTGTGGTTGAACGGCGAACCACATAGCATCGATAACGAAAGAACTCAAAACTGCCTGCACGATCTACGCCAGTTGAGAAAGGAACTGGAATCAAAGGACGCTTCATTGCCCCCTCTATCCCAATGGAAACTTCACATTGTTTCCGAAAACAACTTCCCCACAGCCGCTGGGTTGGCTTCTTCCGCGGCCGGCTTTGCTGCTTTGGTCTCTGCCATTGCCAAGTTGTATCAACTACCGCAATCCACTTCCGAAATCTCCAGGATTGCCAGAAAGGGCTCCGGTTCAGCTTGTAGGTCTCTCTTTGGTGGGTACGTGGCTTGGGAAATGGGCACAGCCCAGGACGGTCACGACTCCATGGCTGTACAGATCGCAGACAGCTCCGACTGGCCCCAAATGAAAGCCTGTGTTCTTGTCGTCAGCGATATCAAAAAGGATGTGAGTTCCACACAAGGTATGCAATTGACTGTGGCGACCTCCGAATTgtttaaagaaagaattgaacATGTCGTGCCCAACAGGTTTGAAATCATGCGTAAGGctattattgaaaaggatttTGCAACTTTTGCCAAGGAAACAATGATGGATTCCAACTCGTTTCACGCCACATGCTTGGATTCCTTCCCCCCAATCTTTTACATGAATGACACTTCCAAAGGTATCATCAGTTGGTGCCACTCCATTAACCAGTATTACGGCGAGACAATTGTCGCCTATACTTTCGATGCAGGTCCAAACGCCGTGTTGTACTACTTAGCTGAGAACGAACTAAAACTATTCGCATTTATCTACAAACTGTTCGGCTCTGTTCCTGGATGGGACAAGAAGTTTACTGTTGAACAACTAGATGCCTTCAATCAACAATTCGACTCCGCCAAGTTCACTGTCCGTGAATTGGATCTTGAATTACAGAAGGGTGTTGCTAGAGTGATCTTGACCCAAGTCGGTTCAGGCCCACAAGAATCAAAGGAATCTCTGATTGACGCAAAGACTGGTTTACCAAAGAAGTAA
- the COQ2 gene encoding 4-hydroxybenzoate octaprenyltransferase, giving the protein MFVWQRKSLLLGRSIVGSGGVVVAGINGIGRKRFMSSSSSSSSKELTPVFTPKELEVARKERLDGLGPFVSRLPKKWIPYAELMRLEKPVGTWLLYLPCTWSILMGATMQGASLGATAGMLGIFGVGALVMRGAGCTINDYLDRKLDQRVIRSVERPIASGRVSPRSALGFLGAQTLVGMGILSLLPAQCWWLGLASLPIVFTYPLFKRFTYYPQAALSACFNWGALLGFPAMGIVSWPTMIPLYLGSYLWCMTYDTIYAHQDKKFDIKAGIKSTALAWGPRTKSIMKVMSASQITLLAVAGLNSGLLWGPGFIGGLGIFTYRLFNMIKKVDLDNPKNCWKYFTANINTGLYFTYALALDYVLRLFGLL; this is encoded by the coding sequence ATGTTTGTTTGGCAGAGAAAGAGTTTATTGCTAGGGCGGTCGATCGTGGGCAGCGGCGGAGTCGTTGTTGCTGGAATCAACGGGATCGGTAGAAAGAGGTTCAtgtcgtcgtcgtcgtcgtcgtcgtcgaAGGAGTTAACACCAGTGTTCACTCCGAAGGAGCTGGAGGTGGCACGCAAGGAAAGACTGGACGGACTGGGGCCGTTTGTGTCCCGGTTGCCCAAGAAATGGATTCCGTATGCAGAGCTGATGAGGCTCGAGAAGCCTGTAGGCACGTGGCTGTTATATTTGCCCTGCACTTGGTCTATTCTAATGGGGGCCACGATGCAGGGTGCCTCCTTGGGCGCAACAGCTGGTATGTTGGGTATTTTTGGTGTGGGCGCCCTGGTAATGAGAGGTGCTGGTTGCACCATTAACGACTATCTGGATAGAAAACTGGATCAACGGGTTATCAGGTCTGTCGAAAGACCCATTGCGTCTGGTAGAGTTAGTCCCCGTAGCGCGCTAGGATTCTTGGGTGCTCAAACCCTGGTCGGGATGGGCATCCTGTCATTGCTGCCTGCACAGTGCTGGTGGCTGGGCCTGGCCTCTTTACCCATAGTGTTCACCTACCCTTTGTTCAAGCGGTTCACGTACTATCCACAGGCTGCATTGAGTGCATGTTTCAATTGGGGGGCGTTGCTCGGTTTCCCAGCCATGGGTATAGTGAGTTGGCCCACGATGATACCCTTGTACTTGGGTAGTTATCTATGGTGTATGACTTACGATACCATATATGCGCACCAAGATAAAAAGTTCGACATTAAAGCAGGAATCAAGTCGACCGCGCTGGCTTGGGGTCCACGCACAAAGTCCATCATGAAGGTCATGTCTGCGTCTCAGATCACGCTGCTGGCCGTTGCAGGCTTGAACAGTGGATTGTTGTGGGGGCCCGGGTTTATTGGTGGACTAGGGATCTTCACCTACAGGCTATTCAACATGATCAAGAAAGTCGATCTTGACAATCCCAAGAACTGCTGGAAGTACTTCACTGCGAACATCAACACCGGATTGTACTTCACATACGCGTTGGCGCTCGATTACGTGCTAAGGCTGTTTGGGTTGTTGTAA
- the RSM19 gene encoding mitochondrial 37S ribosomal protein uS19m: MHPAARLLSRSVWKGPNIVPLPIRDAMAKGTPIRTNARAATILPQFVGLKFQIHNGKEYVPVEVSEDMVGHKLGEFAPTRKRFSYTQTKNK; this comes from the coding sequence ATGCATCCCGCGGCTAGACTGTTATCACGGTCGGTGTGGAAGGGCCCCAACATTGTGCCGCTCCCCATCAGAGACGCAATGGCTAAGGGCACCCCGATAAGAACAAACGCAAGGGCCGCCACAATCCTACCCCAATTTGTTGGGCTCAAGTTCCAGATCCACAACGGTAAGGAGTACGTGCCTGTGGAGGTGTCCGAAGACATGGTGGGCCACAAGCTGGGTGAGTTCGCGCCCACTAGGAAGCGGTTCAGCTACACTCAAACCAAGAACAAATGA